A DNA window from Brassica napus cultivar Da-Ae chromosome C1, Da-Ae, whole genome shotgun sequence contains the following coding sequences:
- the LOC106376045 gene encoding uncharacterized protein At5g49945-like, translated as MNLPLSFFSIALIAFLFLHHHALAASHFEGFDAEDDEFSEDSTDLHHSLRPPLITQSQSTLPDPDPDPSPEPDSKSDPSPSQTPPKKPSSTSFDFWDEDEFEGLPENESPTTPSPSDQLTPDPEPASESPDLDVIPTKKKLSSYTVEIVSVSILIAYLINYFTGKRENENLALSWATKFGLKDSIFEKNFSFLGVGEGEDSPLLLKEATNVFKFYASGRRFCHGVLATMELKSRHDLISRLYNCVVPCKDEISFEVYMNEEAMDHVVFAMARKKMAKMMHKELRDLQRFGGVVPAPGGRKWVSEELAVISESKEVAGDMITDVVLDQVFGDKSFDKFGKYFISMHFSDQLPGKHRKMLLFKFALPDAKHMDDMVRLVALIPYYIDLIGRYKLSSQARNKTDGARQKAAQEAYKELENVRQEALQRKKAEKKKLLEEAETKLSGEALRKKEAKERARQMKKAMPKVKMSRGH; from the exons ATGAATCTCCCCCTCTCCTTCTTCTCCATCGCTCTCATCGCTTTCCTCTTCCTCCACCATCACGCCCTCGCTGCTTCTCACTTCGAAGGCTTCGATGCCGAAGACGACGAGTTCTCAGAAGACTCCACTGACCTTCACCACTCTCTCCGTCCTCCCCTCATAACTCAGTCTCAGTCAACTCtcccggatccggatccggatccctCCCCCGAACCCGATTCCAAATCGGACCCTTCTCCTTCCCAAACACCTCCCAAGAAGCCCTCTTCAACCTCCTTCGATTTCTGGGACGAGGACGAGTTCGAGGGATTGCCCGAGAACGAATCTCCGACTACCCCATCTCCTTCGGATCAGCTAACTCCAGATCCGGAGCCCGCTTCAGAAAGTCCAGACCTTGACGTCATcccgacgaagaagaagctctcGTCGTACACGGTGGAGATCGTCTCCGTATCGATCTTGATCGCTTACTTGATCAACTACTTCACCGGCAAACGCGAGAACGAGAACCTCGCTCTATCCTGGGCCACCAAGTTCGGTCTCAAAGACTCAATCTTCGAGAAAAACTTCAGCTTTCTCGGAGTCGGCGAAGGAGAGGACTCTCCCCTGCTGCTTAAAGAGGCCACGAACGTGTTCAAGTTCTACGCGAGCGGGAGGAGGTTTTGCCATGGGGTGTTGGCGACTATGGAGCTTAAGAGTAGACATGATTTGATTTCGAGGCTTTATAATTGCGTGGTGCCTTGTAAAGATGAGATTAGTTTCGAGGTGTATATGAACGAGGAGGCGATGGATCATGTTGTGTTTGCGATGGCGAGGAAGAAGATGGCGAAGATGATGCATAAGGAGCTGAGGGATCTGCAGAGGTTTGGAGGGGTGGTGCCGGCTCCTGGCGGGAGGAAGTGGGTGTCGGAGGAGTTGGCTGTGATCTCTGAGTCTAAGGAGGTTGCTGGAGATATGATTACTGATGTTGTACTTGATCAG GTTTTTGGTGACAAGTCGTTCGACAAGTTTGGAAAGTATTTCATCTCAATGCATTTTTCGGACCAACTTCCTGGCAAACACAGGAAGATGCTGCTTTTCAAGTTCGCCCTACCTGATGCTAAACACATGGATGATATGGTTCGCTTGGTAGCCCTTATTCCGTATTACATTGACTTAATTGGGCGCTACAAGCTCAGCTCCCAG GCACGGAACAAAACCGATGGTGCTAGACAAAAGGCGGCTCAGGAAGCGTACAAGGAACTAGAGAATGTGAGGCAAGAGGCATTACAGAGAAAGAAAGCCGAGAAGAAGAAACTATTGGAGGAGGCCGAGACAAAGCTTAGCGGCGAGGCTCTAAGGAAGAAAGAGGCTAAAGAACGTGCACGACAGATGAAGAAGGCAATGCCAAAAGTTAAGATGAGCCGCGGTCACTAA
- the LOC106396806 gene encoding bark storage protein A-like isoform X2 has product MASLDHTLCLPLLFILIISTVHVLPASATRSHKLKNAITIREVNRRGPYIGLVTVFETEENAFLGSVDFRPDPAHPFLDLSGRRFRIGKIHGKKVVYVRCGIGMVNAAAATQQMIDVFNMKGIVHFGIAGNINNSMSIGDVSIPKQITNAGLWDWLNPDKAEGGDYAAYLDFGKYTVPQGDGSDSMLGSIGYSYEELYSVSIGHKNSPKKVFWINTTQEWLQLAAGLEMELLQCVNATLCLPEKPKLVVGLKAATANTFVDNAAYRDFLYDTFGVSSSDMESSAVAMTCVSNGYPVIVIRGLSDLAGAQTGDNAVRKFGSLAATNTARAVLEFIKKLPPNYNLNSYM; this is encoded by the exons ATGGCTTCCCTGGACCACACTCTCTgtcttcctcttctcttcatcctcatcatctcTACCGTACACGTTTTGCCTGCTTCAGCCACACGTTCACACAAACTCAAAAACGCTATTACCATCCGGGAAGTCAACCGCAGAGGACCTTACATCGGTCTCGTGACGGTCTTTGAGACTGAAGAAAATGCTTTCCTGGGAAGTGTAGATTTCAGACCCGATCCTGCTCATCCCTTCTTGGATCTCtctg GTAGACGTTTTCGAATAGGGAAGATTCATGGAAAGAAGGTTGTGTATGTCAGATGTGGGATAGGAATG GTAAACGCAGCAGCAGCAACACAACAAATGATAGATGTGTTCAATATGAAAGGGATTGTGCATTTTGGGATTGCAGGAAATATAAACAACTCAATGTCCATAGGAGACGTTAGCATTCCTAAGCAAATCACCAATGCTGGCTTGTGGGATTGGCTG AATCCAGACAAAGCAGAGGGAGGTGACTATGCAGCATACTTAGATTTTGGGAAGTATACTGTTCCACAAGGGGATGGCAGCGACAGTATGTTAGGGAGTATTGGATACAGCTACGAGGAACTATACTCAGTCAGTATTGGTCACAAAAATTCACCTAAGAAAGTATTTTGGATCAATACAACTCAAGAGTGGCTTCAACTTGCAGCTGGTCTAGAG ATGGAGTTGTTGCAGTGTGTGAATGCAACTTTGTGTCTTCCAGAGAAACCAAAACTAGTTGTTGGATTAAAGGCAGCCACTGCTAATACATTTGTGGATAATGCAGCCTACAGAGATTTCTTATACGATACTTTTGGTGTTTCCTCCTCAGATATGGAGAGTTCTGCAGTGGCTATG ACGTGCGTGTCAAACGGGTATCCTGTAATTGTAATAAGGGGATTATCTGATTTAGCTGGAGCACAGACAGGAGATAATGCTGTCCGGAAGTTTGGATCTTTGGCTGCCACTAACACTGCAAGAGCTGTTCTAGAGTTCATCAAGAAGCTGCCACCAAACTACAACCTTAATTCCTACATGTAG
- the LOC106396806 gene encoding bark storage protein A-like isoform X1: MASLDHTLCLPLLFILIISTVHVLPASATRSHKLKNAITIREVNRRGPYIGLVTVFETEENAFLGSVDFRPDPAHPFLDLSGRRFRIGKIHGKKVVYVRCGIGMVNAAAATQQMIDVFNMKGIVHFGIAGNINNSMSIGDVSIPKQITNAGLWDWLNPDKAEGGDYAAYLDFGKYTVPQGDGSDSMLGSIGYSYEELYSVSIGHKNSPKKVFWINTTQEWLQLAAGLEKMELLQCVNATLCLPEKPKLVVGLKAATANTFVDNAAYRDFLYDTFGVSSSDMESSAVAMTCVSNGYPVIVIRGLSDLAGAQTGDNAVRKFGSLAATNTARAVLEFIKKLPPNYNLNSYM, encoded by the exons ATGGCTTCCCTGGACCACACTCTCTgtcttcctcttctcttcatcctcatcatctcTACCGTACACGTTTTGCCTGCTTCAGCCACACGTTCACACAAACTCAAAAACGCTATTACCATCCGGGAAGTCAACCGCAGAGGACCTTACATCGGTCTCGTGACGGTCTTTGAGACTGAAGAAAATGCTTTCCTGGGAAGTGTAGATTTCAGACCCGATCCTGCTCATCCCTTCTTGGATCTCtctg GTAGACGTTTTCGAATAGGGAAGATTCATGGAAAGAAGGTTGTGTATGTCAGATGTGGGATAGGAATG GTAAACGCAGCAGCAGCAACACAACAAATGATAGATGTGTTCAATATGAAAGGGATTGTGCATTTTGGGATTGCAGGAAATATAAACAACTCAATGTCCATAGGAGACGTTAGCATTCCTAAGCAAATCACCAATGCTGGCTTGTGGGATTGGCTG AATCCAGACAAAGCAGAGGGAGGTGACTATGCAGCATACTTAGATTTTGGGAAGTATACTGTTCCACAAGGGGATGGCAGCGACAGTATGTTAGGGAGTATTGGATACAGCTACGAGGAACTATACTCAGTCAGTATTGGTCACAAAAATTCACCTAAGAAAGTATTTTGGATCAATACAACTCAAGAGTGGCTTCAACTTGCAGCTGGTCTAGAG AAGATGGAGTTGTTGCAGTGTGTGAATGCAACTTTGTGTCTTCCAGAGAAACCAAAACTAGTTGTTGGATTAAAGGCAGCCACTGCTAATACATTTGTGGATAATGCAGCCTACAGAGATTTCTTATACGATACTTTTGGTGTTTCCTCCTCAGATATGGAGAGTTCTGCAGTGGCTATG ACGTGCGTGTCAAACGGGTATCCTGTAATTGTAATAAGGGGATTATCTGATTTAGCTGGAGCACAGACAGGAGATAATGCTGTCCGGAAGTTTGGATCTTTGGCTGCCACTAACACTGCAAGAGCTGTTCTAGAGTTCATCAAGAAGCTGCCACCAAACTACAACCTTAATTCCTACATGTAG
- the LOC106396530 gene encoding bark storage protein A-like, whose amino-acid sequence ITYIATYSCYICFVHISWDFNMDNKATNQMASLDHILLLFIIIISSLHVLPASATSADKLKTATTIRKVNRKGPYVGLVTVIETEEDAFLDSVEFRPDPNHPFIDLSGRRFLIGKIHGKNVMYVRCGRGMVNAAAATQQMIDLFDVKGIVHFGIAGNINNSMSIGDVSIPNQITNAGLWDWLNPDKAEGGDDEAYLDIGNYNVPQRDGNNNMLGSLGYGHEQLYSVTGHINSPQNVFWINTTREWLHLAADLEKMELLQCVNASLCLPEKPKLVVGLKAATANIFVDNAVYRDFLYDTFEVSSSDMESSAVAMTCVSNGYPVIVIRGLSDLAGAQTGTNAIRKFGSLAAANTAKAVLEFIKKLPSNYNVNS is encoded by the exons ATAACATATATAGCAACTTATTCGTGCTATATATGCTTCGTACACATCAGCTGGGATTTTAATATGGATAACAAAGCCACCAATCAAATGGCATCCCTGGACCACATTCTTCtgctcttcatcatcatcatctcttcCTTACACGTTTTGCCTGCTTCAGCCACATCTGCAGACAAACTAAAAACCGCCACTACCATCCGTAAAGTAAACCGCAAAGGACCTTACGTAGGTCTCGTGACGGTCATTGAGACAGAAGAAGATGCTTTCCTGGACAGTGTCGAATTCAGACCCGATCCTAATCACCCGTTCATTGATCTCTCTG GTAGACGTTTTCTGATAGGAAAGATTCATGGAAAGAACGTTATGTATGTCAGATGTGGGAGAGGAATG GTTAACGCAGCAGCAGCAACGCAACAAATGATAGACTTGTTCGATGTGAAAGGGATTGTGCATTTTGGGATTGCAGGAAATATAAACAACTCAATGTCCATAGGAGACGTTAGCATTCCTAATCAAATCACCAATGCTGGCTTGTGGGATTGGCtg AATCCAGACAAAGCAGAAGGAGGTGACGATGAAGCGTACTTAGATATTGGGAACTATAATGTTCCACAAAGAGATGGCAACAACAACATGTTAGGGAGTCTTGGATACGGTCACGAGCAACTGTATTCAGTCACTGGTCACATCAATTCACCTCAGAACGTGTTTTGGATCAATACAACTCGAGAGTGGCTTCATCTTGCAGCTGATCTAGag AAGATGGAGCTGTTGCAGTGCGTGAATGCAAGTTTGTGTCTTCCAGAGAAACCAAAACTGGTTGTTGGACTAAAGGCAGCAACTGCTAATATATTTGTGGATAATGCAGTCTACAGAGACTTCTTATACGATACTTTTGAGGTTTCCTCCTCAGACATGGAGAGTTCTGCAGTGGCTATG ACGTGCGTGTCAAATGGGTATCCAGTAATTGTAATTAGGGGGTTATCAGATTTAGCTGGAGCACAAACAGGAACTAATGCTATTCGAAAGTTTGGATCTTTGGCTGCAGCAAACACTGCCAAAGCTGTTCTAGAGTTCATCAAGAAGCTACCGTCAAACTACAACGTTAACTCCTAA
- the BNAC01G16300D gene encoding protein OVEREXPRESSOR OF CATIONIC PEROXIDASE 3: MRRGKEEDDEVEQLLQAAQDELILKLSVDSHASRSRPDYLNPDLHSRFLALRSKPSQQKKNKKTTEQKRRPVSPPKSKDVEETPDDLMLRFAALKSTLPSSSVPPSVLRPGEMGDEADELGEDDEVEKLIQWAVDAARLDPSPPSDDDDDDDDDRSSDSDDENGSKRNVKP, from the coding sequence ATGAGGAGAGGCAAGGAGGAAGACGATGAGGTTGAACAGTTGCTCCAAGCGGCTCAAGACGAGTTGATTCTCAAGCTCTCCGTCGATTCTCATGCATCACGCTCCAGACCTGATTACCTCAATCCGGATCTTCACTCTAGATTCCTCGCCCTCAGATCTAAACCTTCGCagcagaagaagaataagaagacgACGGAGCAGAAACGGCGGCCGGTTTCTCCGCCGAAATCGAAGGATGTTGAAGAAACGCCAGACGATCTCATGCTCAGATTCGCCGCCCTGAAGAGTACTCTTCCCTCCTCCTCTGTTCCGCCGTCAGTTCTTCGTCCGGGTGAAATGGGAGATGAGGCTGATGAATTAGGAGAAGATGACGAAGTTGAGAAGCTGATACAGTGGGCTGTAGACGCTGCTCGTCTCGATCCTTCTCCTCCCTccgatgacgatgatgatgatgatgatgaccgGAGTTCTGATAGTGATGATGAGAATGGTTCAAAGAGAAATGTCAAACCCTAA
- the LOC106396510 gene encoding esterase CG5412 — translation MGNEGTIVRKPRFLCLHGFRTSGEIMKIQLHKWPQSVIDRLDLVFLDAPFPCQGKSDVEGIFDPPYYEWFQFNKEFNEYTNFEKCLEYLEDRMIELGPFDGLIGFSQGAILSGGLPGLQAKGIALQKVPKIKFIIIIGGAMFKSTNVAKDAYSSTMDIPSLHFLGETDFLKPYGTELIDSFENPVVVHHPKGHTVPRLDEKSLEKVTAFIDTLEHLLMEEEVKIGEDLIM, via the exons ATGGGAAACGAAGGGACGATTGTGAGGAAGCCAAGGTTTCTGTGTCTCCATGGGTTCCGTACGAGCGGAGAGATAATGAAGATTCAGCTTCACAAGTGGCCTCAATCTGTTATTGACCGACTCGATCTCGTTTTCCTCGACGCGCCGTTCCCTTGTCAAGGCAAATCTGATGTCGAAGGCATCTTCGATCCTCCTTATTACGAGTGGTTCCAGTTTAACAAG GAATTTAACGAGTATACGAATTTCGAGAAATGCTTGGAGTATTTAGAGGATCGTATGATCGAGCTTGGTCCCTTTGATGGTCTCATCGGCTTTTCTCAG GGTGCAATATTGTCTGGAGGATTACCAGGACTGCAAGCTAAG GGCATTGCACTCCAGAAAGTACCAAAGATCAAGTTTATCATCATTATTGGAGGAGCTATGTTCAAATCCACCAATGTCGCGAAGGATGCGTATTCGTCTACCATGGACATTCCCTCCCTCCACTTTCTAG GGGAGACTGATTTCTTGAAACCTTACGGAACTGAGCTGATAGATTCCTTCGAGAATCCGGTGGTGGTCCATCATCCCAAGGGCCACACGGTCCCAAGGCTTGATGAGAAGAGCTTGGAGAAAGTTACTGCTTTCATTGACACCTTAGAGCATCTGCTGAtggaggaagaagtcaagattgGTGAAGATCTTATAATGTAA
- the LOC106396509 gene encoding F-box protein FBX14-like, whose amino-acid sequence MAEEDLSEMAKDVERHLKLDPPESSSPPPCPSHVLENVLENVLKFLTSKRDRNAVSLVCRSWHRIEAQTRFEVFIGNCYSLSPARLTRRFTRVRSLFLKGKPRFADFNLMPPDWGAQFAPWVAATAKAYPWLEKVSLKRMFVSDDDLALLAASFPGFKELVLLCCEGFGTSGVAVVANKCRQLKVLDLIESEVTDDEVDWISCFPEGETHLESLSFDCVESPINFKALEGLVVRSPFLKKLRTNRFVSLEELHTLMVRAPQLTSLGTGAFSSTHDGAQGEQEPDYASAFRACRSLVCLSGFRELTAEYLPAISPVCANLTSLNFSYANISPDVFKPIIRNCHNIRVFWALDSICDEGLQAVAETCKELRELRIFPFDPSEDSEGPVSGLGLQAISEGCKKLESILYFCQRMTNVAVTAMSENCPQLTVFRLCIMGRHRPDHVTRKPMDDGFGAIVKNCKKLTRLAVSGLLTDQAFSLIGEYGKLIRTLSVAFAGDSDMGLRYILEGCPKLEKLEIRDSPFGDVGLRSGMHRYNEMRFVWMSSCRLSRGACRDVAHTLPSVVVEVFGSDDDDDDDEDDDDDEDDNADYVETLYMYRSLDGPRKDAPKFVTIL is encoded by the exons ATGGCAGAAGAAGATCTCTCGGAGATGGCCAAGGATGTTGAGCGACATCTCAAGCTGGATCCACCTGAGTCCTCTTCGCCGCCGCCGTGTCCATCCCACGTCCTCGAGAACGTTCTCGAAAACGTGCTCAAGTTCCTCACCTCAAAACGCGACCGCAACGCCGTCTCGCTAGTCTGCAGATCGTGGCACCGCATCGAAGCTCAGACCCGATTCGAGGTCTTCATCGGCAACTGCTACTCCCTCTCTCCCGCGCGTCTCACTCGCCGCTTCACGCGCGTCAGGTCGCTGTTCCTCAAAGGGAAGCCCCGGTTTGCTGATTTCAACCTCATGCCTCCTGACTGGGGAGCTCAGTTCGCGCCTTGGGTTGCTGCGACGGCAAAGGCTTACCCTTGGCTCGAGAAGGTTAGTTTGAAACGGATGTTTGTAAGTGACGATGACTTGGCGCTTCTCGCTGCGTCGTTCCCTGGGTTCAAGGAGCTTGTCTTGCTTTGCTGTGAAGGGTTTGGGACTAGTGGTGTTGCCGTTGTTGCTAACAAGTGCAG ACAGCTTAAAGTACTTGATCTGATCGAGTCTGAAGTGACCGACGACGAGGTGGACTGGATCTCTTGTTTCCCCGAGGGCGAAACCCATCTGGAGTCTTTGTCTTTCGACTGTGTTGAATCCCCTATAAATTTCAAGGCCTTGGAGGGGCTTGTGGTGAGGTCACCGTTCTTGAAGAAGCTTAGAACCAACAGGTTTGTTTCACTTGAAGAGCTGCATACGCTAATGGTTCGAGCGCCGCAGTTAACGAGTCTTGGGACTGGCGCATTCAGTAGTACACACGATGGGGCTCAGGGTGAACAAGAACCGGATTATGCATCTGCATTTCGTGCTTGTAGATCATTGGTTTGTCTATCAGGGTTCAGGGAGTTGACGGCGGAGTACCTCCCGGCTATATCTCCAGTTTGTGCTAATCTCACCTCTCTTAACTTCAGTTATGCTAATATATCTCCTGATGTGTTCAAGCCCATCATACGCAACTGTCATAATATCAGAGTCTTCTGG GCTCTTGACTCTATATGCGATGAAGGACTACAGGCAGTAGCTGAAACATGCAAGGAGCTCCGTGAGCTTAGGATTTTCCCTTTTGATCCTAGTGAAGACAGTGAAGGTCCTGTCTCGGGATTAGGCCTCCAAGCAATTTCAGAAGGTTGTAAGAAACTTGAGTCTATTCTCTACTTCTGCCAGCGGATGACAAATGTAGCTGTGACAGCCATGTCTGAGAACTGTCCCCAGCTTACCGTGTTTAGGCTTTGCATAATGGGTCGCCATAGGCCTGACCACGTGACAAGGAAGCCAATGGACGATGGATTTGGCGCCATTGTTAAAAACTGCAAGAAGCTAACCAGGCTTGCAGTATCTGGATTACTAACGGACCAAGCCTTTAGCCTTATAGGAGAGTATGGGAAACTGATACGTACTCTATCTGTAGCTTTTGCAGGGGACAGTGACATGGGTCTGAGATATATCCTCGAGGGGTGTCCTAAACTAGAGAAGCTTGAGATCAGGGACAGTCCCTTTGGTGATGTTGGACTGCGCTCTGGTATGCATAGGTATAACGAGATGAGGTTTGTTTGGATGTCGTCATGTAGGTTGTCCCGGGGAGCCTGCAGGGATGTTGCTCATACTCTGCCTAGTGTGGTGGTGGAGGTGTTTGGGTCagatgatgatgacgacgacgacgaagacgacgacgacgacgaagaCGACAATGCAGATTATGTGGAGACGTTGTACATGTATCGGTCCCTTGATGGCCCAAGGAAGGATGCTCCAAAGTTTGTAACAATTTTATGA